In Yarrowia lipolytica chromosome 1F, complete sequence, a genomic segment contains:
- a CDS encoding uncharacterized protein (Compare to YALI0F30063g, similar to Saccharomyces cerevisiae AVT1 (YJR001W); ancestral locus Anc_5.220, similar to uniprot|P47082 Saccharomyces cerevisiae YJR001w AVT1 neutral amino acid transporter), with protein sequence MSYGTAPIDYPPDRQRRSSILIPSIPSSPFTGVNSLGRFASSFQRAQSFLNLDPPQGLNRERTYFDDDEFSPYRRGDHTGDDESVFDESDFLDEPSFAYTESVQPRSRLDSLVSQDAPLLVKRVENADGTIVTSVEGQSTAPQTVFNSVNVLIGVGLLSLPLGFKYAGWGIGMVLLLASAYSTHYTAKLLAKCMDTDPSLVTYADIGYAAFGSKARVLVSLLFSLELVAACVSLVVLFADSLNALVPQVTKTEWKVVAFFVLTPPTFLPLSVLSISSIMGIMSVVGLVVIVFIDGLVKPTAPGSLLDPMPTSMFPHAWILVPLSFGIFMAPWGGHAVFPNIYRDMRHPQKYTKCLKTTYRITLGLDLAMGVLGFLMFGDQIQDEVTKNILTTEGYPAVLNVIVTVLIALIPLSKTPLNARPIISTLDALFNIQASQTPGAKIARVSTRCICVATFVILSMVFPSFDKIIALMGSGFCVSICLILPLSFYLKIFRHDIKGGERFFIYALLLIYSAVAVVGTIWSFLGVEPPHV encoded by the coding sequence atGTCATACGGAACTGCCCCAATCGACTATCCACCAGACCGTCAGAGACGGTCGTCGATTCTCATACCGTCCATCCCCTCGTCTCCCTTCACCGGTGTGAATTCTCTCGGCCGATTTGCTTCGTCTTTTCAGCGAGCTCAGTCCTTTCTGAATCTGGATCCACCCCAGGGTCTTAACCGAGAACGCACCTACTTTGACGATGACGAATTCTCGCCTTACAGACGAGGTGACCACACGGGAGACGATGAGTCTGTGTTTGACGAGTCTGACTTCCTCGATGAACCCTCTTTTGCCTACACCGAATCTGTTCAGCCCAGATCGCGATTAGACTCACTGGTATCTCAAGATGCGCCTCTGCTTGTCAAGCGAGTGGAAAATGCAGATGGTACTATTGTCACATCCGTCGAGGGACAGTCTACTGCCCCCCAGACCGTCTTCAACTCTGTCAACGTGCTTATTGGCGTTGGTCTCCTGTCTCTACCTCTTGGTTTCAAATACGCCGGATGGGGTATCGGAATGGTTTTGCTTCTGGCATCTGCATATTCCACACACTACACCGCCAAACTTCTGGCGAAATGCATGGATACGGATCCTTCTCTGGTCACCTACGCAGATATCGGTTACGCTGCCTTTGGATCCAAGGCTAGAGTGCTCGTCTcgcttctcttctctcttgAACTGGTGGCTGCATGTGTTTCCCTGGTGGTTTTGTTTGCAGATTCACTCAACGCCCTGGTGCCACAAGTGACCAAAACAGAATGGAAGGTTGTTGCGTTCTTCGTCCTTACACCTCCCACTTTCCTGCCTCTGTCAGTTCTCTCCATTTCGTCGATCATGGGAATCATGTCGGTCGTGGGTCTGGTGGTGATTGTATTCATTGACGGACTCGTCAAGCCTACTGCCCCCGGCTCCCTCCTTGACCCTATGCCTACCAGCATGTTCCCTCATGCCTGGATCCTCGTGCCGCTGTCGTTCGGTATCTTCATGGCTCCCTGGGGAGGTCATGCTGTCTTTCCTAATATCTACAGAGACATGCGACACCCCCAAAAGTACACAAAGTGTCTGAAGACCACCTACCGAATCACTTtgggtctggatctggccaTGGGTGTGCTTGGTTTTCTTATGTTCGGTGATCAGATCCAAGATGAGGTGACCAAGAACATTCTCACTACGGAAGGATACCCCGCAGTGCTCAATGTCATCGTTACTGTTCTCATTGCTCTTATCCCTCTGTCCAAAACCCCTCTAAACGCCCGACCCATCATTTCCACTCTCGATGCTCTCTTTAACATCCAAGCCAGCCAAACCCCTGGAGCTAAGATTGCCCGAGTTTCCACACGCTGCATCTGTGTGGCTACTTTTGTCATTCTGTCCATGGTGTTCCCTTCCTTTGACAAGATCATTGCTCTCATGGGATCTGgcttctgtgtctccaTTTGTCTCATTCTGCCGCTCAGTTTCTACCTCAAGATTTTCCGACACGATATCAAGGGGGGCGAGCGATTCTTCATCTACGCACTACTGCTCATCTATTCGGCAGTAGCGGTGGTTGGTACCATTTGGTCGTTCCTGGGTGTCGAGCCTCCTCATGTATAG
- a CDS encoding uncharacterized protein (Compare to YALI0F30085g, similar to Saccharomyces cerevisiae YBR141C; ancestral locus Anc_3.123, similar to CAGL0A03674g Candida glabrata), which yields MVFFGKKSPITGKQNARKTTGLKAASTRSIINKYHQLNKRKLQLQGLKKRMKKAEEQAKEAEIDAEITQIDSEMEKLGGLEVYQKASLKGQDQTRGGDSSHVLLKWLKNEGNELALEEGQEKKLLEVGCLSVSNAVSKSTEFDTIDRIDLRSNDPLIKQQDFLKRPLPKSDQEKYHVISLSLVLNFVPVTADRGKMLQLTTKFLHPQGLLFFVLPKACVENSRYLDGELFDSIMASLGYEKLEETTTDKLIYQLWRCRQEKAKYQKFTKNEVRSGSTRNNFCITL from the coding sequence ATGGTGTTTTTCGGCAAAAAATCGCCAATCACGGGGAAACAAAATGCACGAAAAACAACTGGGCTCAAGGCCGCATCCACGCGCTCAATTATCAACAAGTACCACCAGCTGAACAAGCGAAAGTTGCAACTACAGGGGCTGAAGAAACGAATGAAGAAAGCAGAGGAGCAGGCAAAAGAGGCGGAAATCGACGCTGAAATAACACAAATCGACTCTGAAATGGAGAAATTGGGCGGCCTTGAAGTGTACCAGAAGGCGTCTCTCAAGGGCCAAGATCAGACtagaggaggagactcATCACACGTTCTGCTCAAGTGGCTGAAGAACGAGGGAAACGAACTTGCACTCGAGGAGGgtcaggagaagaagctgctggaagtTGGGTGCCTGTCTGTGTCTAATGCTGTGTCTAAATCAACCGAGTTCGACACGATAGACCGGATCGATCTGAGATCGAATGATCCGCTCATAAAACAGCAGGATTTCCTGAAACGACCGCTTCCCAAGAGCGATCAGGAGAagtatcacgtgatctcatTATCGCTGGTGCTCAATTTTGTGCCTGTTACAGCTGACAGAGGCAAGATGCTCCAGCTGACCACCAAATTTCTGCATCCCCAAGGTCTTCTGTTCTTTGTGCTGCCCAAGGCATGCGTGGAGAACTCCCGGTATCTTGATGGCGAGCTGTTCGACTCCATTATGGCGTCATTGGGCTACGAGAAACTTGAGGAGACTACAACCGATAAGCTGATCTACCAGCTGTGGAGATGTCGccaggagaaggccaaaTATCAAAAGTTCACCAAAAACGAGGTGCGAAGTGGTTCTACGCGGAACAACTTTTGCATTACGTTGTGA
- a CDS encoding uncharacterized protein (Compare to YALI0F30107g, no similarity possibly noncoding) produces the protein MTQGIKGMNLLGDGNKNSHLGNGGKLDHPNAENGMNLFRQMTETDMKQTERVQSPTSPSPNSTNRIACVSPPHMVQLQSLTSTPQGPHTPRDTPCITPSVYSPTRDGAHLSEAEGARITRQIEDLKITNMTLTQINKDLEAQVRKQQQELKQLRERRPSNSEIMSGEYESNLDHIDVSSELSSTTQSLLEAMGVKGIGRPTQLDKCLELSTTLLQEYSEAVHSVSNVDVGVRVKGL, from the coding sequence ATGACTCAGGGTATAAAAGGTATGAACCTGCTCGGAGATGGCAACAAAAACAGCCACCTTGGAAACGGCGGGAAATTAGACCACCCCAACGCAGAAAACGGCATGAACTTGTTCCGACAAAtgacagaaacagacatGAAACAGACGGAACGGGTCCAGTCACCCACGTCGCCCAGTCcaaactccaccaacagAATCGCATGTGtatctcctccacacatGGTCCAGCTCCAAAGTCTCACCAGCACTCCTCAAGGACCCCACACTCCAAGAGACACTCCATGTATTACACCCTCCGTGTATTCACCAACGAGGGACGGAGCACACCTTTCCGAGGCCGAGGGAGCCCGAATCACCCGCCAAATTGAAGACCTGAAAATTACGAACATGACTCTCACCCAAATCAACAAGGACCTCGAAGCTCAGGTGCGAAAACAACAGCAGGAACTGAAACAGCTCCGAGAGCGGCGCCCGAGTAACTCAGAGATAATGTCCggcgagtacgagtccAACTTGGATCACATTGATGTTTCAAGTGAACTCAGCTCTACCACTCAATCACTTCTGGAGGCTATGGGAGTCAAGGGGATCGGTAGACCCACCCAACTGGATAAGTGTTTAGAGTTGAGCACCACCCTGTTACAGGAGTATTCCGAGGCTGTGCATTCGGTTTCCAACGTGGATGTCGGTGTCCGAGTCAAGGGATTATGA
- a CDS encoding uncharacterized protein (Compare to YALI0F30129g, similar to Saccharomyces cerevisiae PNP1 (YLR209C); ancestral locus Anc_7.337, similar to uniprot|Q9UTG1 Schizosaccharomyces pombe PNP1 putative purine nucleoside phosphorylase): MTDTFDLSLKSANKISDKLPKELQNPQIGIVCGSGLGGLANALKAEPQVTIEYKDIPGFKVSTVAGHAGKLVVGLLGEKNVPVVCMVGRFHFYEGYDIQDTVFPIRVFSQIGIKTVILTNAAGGLNQDFKVGDIMLINDHINLPGLAGNNPLRGPNDEKFGVRFLPLSDAYDHDLRRAVYDIAKKQGVTRGIHEGTYAFVSGPTYESRAEARMLSTIGADAVGMSTVPEVIVARHCGIKVLALSLITNVVVLKKPDSALNDNAAKLDEGIADHSEVMEEGQRAADDLVGIVTDLVNVV; this comes from the coding sequence ATGACCGATACTTTCGATCTCTCTCTTAAATCAGCCAACAAAATCTCCGACAAGCTGCCCAAGGAGCTCCAGAACCCCCAGATCGGTATCGTGTGCGGATCAGGTCTCGGCGGCCTTGCTAacgctctcaaggctgAGCCTCAGGTCACAATCGAGTACAAAGACATTCCTGGCTTCAAGGTCTCTACCGTGGCTGGCCACGCCGGCAAGCTCGTCGTTGGTCTGCTGGGTGAGAAGAACGTCCCTGTTGTCTGCATGGTGGGCCGGTTCCACTTCTACGAGGGCTACGACATCCAAGACACCGTCTTCCCCATCCGAGTTTTCTCCCAGATTGGCATTAAGACCGTCATTCTGACCAATGCTGCCGGCGGTCTTAACCAGGACTTCAAGGTCGGAGATATCATGCTTATCAATGACCACATCAACCTACCGGGCCTGGCAGGCAACAATCCCCTGAGAGGCCCCAACGACGAGAAGTTCGGAGTCCGATTCCTACCTCTGTCAGATGCCTACGACCATGATCTGCGACGAGCCGTCTACgacattgccaagaagcagggCGTGACTCGAGGCATCCACGAAGGTACTTATGCATTCGTCTCCGGACCCACCTATGAGTCTCGAGCTGAGGCTCGAATGCTATCTACCATTGGGGCTGACGCCGTCGGTATGTCTACAGTCCCAGAGGTGATTGTGGCTCGACATTGTGGAATCAAGGTGCTTGCTCTGTcactcatcaccaacgTTGTCGTTCTCAAGAAGCCCGACAGCGCTCTGAACGACAATGCTGCCAAGCTTGATGAGGGTATTGCCGACCACAGCGAGGTCATGGAGGAGGGTCAGCGAGCTGCCGATGATCTCGTTGGCATCGTTACCGATCTGGTTAACGTTGTTTAG